Proteins encoded in a region of the Terriglobales bacterium genome:
- a CDS encoding LytTR family DNA-binding domain-containing protein, with protein MNHLDSALRSSMNQPNVPPADAQPKYLQRFVVKLDARVFAVPADQVDWIESAANYVRLHVGAGTHLVRATMSNVESSLDPRHFLRVHRNAIVNLARVQEFHMPARGSMSVLLRDGSRVPLSRGYQPAVRKLLLEPGSRSGNTFATSVSPDHPIS; from the coding sequence ATGAACCATCTTGACTCCGCGCTGAGGTCCTCCATGAATCAGCCCAATGTTCCGCCCGCTGATGCTCAGCCAAAGTACCTGCAAAGATTTGTCGTCAAGCTTGACGCGCGCGTTTTTGCCGTGCCGGCCGACCAGGTTGACTGGATCGAATCGGCCGCCAACTACGTTCGCCTCCACGTCGGCGCCGGCACGCACCTGGTCCGGGCCACCATGTCGAACGTGGAATCGTCGCTCGATCCGCGGCACTTCCTGCGCGTGCACCGCAACGCCATCGTCAACCTCGCGCGGGTGCAGGAGTTCCATATGCCGGCGCGCGGCAGCATGAGCGTCCTGCTGCGCGATGGTTCGCGAGTACCCTTGAGCCGCGGCTATCAGCCCGCCGTTCGCAAACTGCTGTTGGAGCCGGGCAGCCGCTCCGGAAATACTTTCGCGACCTCTGTTTCCCCTGACCATCCGATAAGTTGA
- a CDS encoding sigma-70 family RNA polymerase sigma factor, producing the protein MAAQPQPGSDEQALINRVRAGDSNAFYDLVRPHERAIYVTAYSILQEPSEAEDVAQETVLKAFRSLHQFRGDARFGTWLITIAMNEARMRLRSRQRARFESLDATAPDDPDYVPLQLRDWREIPSQALERQELRVALARSLAALDEKYREVLVLRDVQLLNVAETAEVLGITPGNVKVRLLRARLQMRDRLVTELSGWHLKRKEK; encoded by the coding sequence GTGGCCGCCCAGCCTCAACCCGGGTCCGATGAGCAGGCGCTGATCAATCGTGTCCGTGCCGGGGATTCCAATGCTTTCTACGATCTGGTTCGCCCCCACGAGCGCGCTATCTACGTTACGGCGTATTCCATCCTGCAGGAGCCATCCGAGGCTGAGGACGTTGCCCAGGAAACGGTGCTTAAGGCGTTTCGCAGCCTGCATCAGTTCCGCGGCGACGCCCGCTTCGGCACGTGGCTGATCACCATTGCCATGAACGAGGCGCGCATGCGGCTGCGCTCCCGCCAGCGCGCCCGCTTCGAATCGCTGGACGCGACCGCGCCGGATGATCCCGATTACGTCCCGCTGCAATTGCGCGATTGGCGTGAAATTCCGTCCCAGGCCCTGGAACGGCAGGAACTCCGCGTCGCCCTTGCCCGGTCCCTGGCCGCGCTCGATGAAAAATATCGTGAAGTGCTGGTGCTGCGCGACGTCCAGCTTCTCAACGTCGCTGAAACCGCGGAGGTCCTCGGAATAACACCCGGCAATGTGAAGGTTCGCCTGCTGCGCGCCAGGCTGCAGATGCGCGACCGTCTTGTTACCGAACTGAGTGGCTGGCATCTCAAACGGAAGGAGAAATAA
- the treY gene encoding malto-oligosyltrehalose synthase, producing the protein MHTVSGQPMVEAVGLSECLDRLAANKGRNRPLSTYRLQFHRGFRFEDARRLVPYLHALGITHFYSSPILQSRPGSMHGYDITDHNRLNPEIGNEEEFQAFIAEMKSAGMGLVLDIVPNHMGVGHGSNPWWQDVLENGQASRYAEFFDIDWRPLKSELHGKVLLPILGGQYGEELERGHIVLHFQDGVFFCTYYDNHLPLDPQTTPLILEPLGDLRIGQSESDWQSSGMSELEEILGELRDLCPHTCDDTELIHQRQAAIPRIQHRLKKLVERAPQVRRSIEEAVQRSNGQPGDHHSFDSIHRLLDAQAYRLAHWRVSAEEINYRRFFDINELIGLRMENPEVFSATHRVVRRLLAEGSLDGIRLDHPDGLYNPIQYFSRLQILYAASQCCGAQPATVPLAENGIEAEVQIIFGEHDWINQQPPLFVLVEKILEPGEELPQQWPVDGTVGYDFGNLVNGVLIDQRNKRAFTTLYHRFLGGPVDIDNIIYRAKMLIMKVSLASEVTVLTHMLDEISSTDRHARDFTRHSLLEAIRETIACFPVYRTYIDERGNISDADRAYIENAIARAKRRNENMSAAVFDFISNILLLRSGDTAVSAESYRKRLRFTLKFQQLTGPVMAKGLEDTACYVYNRFVSVNEVGGSPNEFGISPDEFHAGNQQRAHRWPNSMLSTSTHDSKRSEDVRARLDVLSEMPRAWAAQVMRWRRLNRGKRRPFADGRAVPDHNEEYLLYQTLVGAWPLEMPDDAARQDFLHRIQQYMVKAVHEAKVNLSWINQNPDYVVALEQFLARIFQPGTSSRPNLFLENIESFVSEVAFFGCINSLAQTLLKFTCPGLPDIYQGTELWDFSLVDPDNRRPVNYDLRQRLLGDLLAAQAGDLAALCDELWHNYKDGRVKMWTTLRALNLRREHGRLFQLGSYSPLRGSGAKSEHLVAFAREHDWRMSVTAVPRLPYTLSGGDVSAKEVWGDTQIPLPSHAPASFVNVLTGETVQPSSRALSCREIFAHFPVALLIGG; encoded by the coding sequence ATGCATACTGTTTCCGGGCAGCCCATGGTAGAGGCCGTTGGCCTGTCGGAATGTCTCGACCGGCTGGCGGCGAACAAGGGCCGCAACCGCCCGCTTTCTACGTACCGGCTTCAATTTCATCGTGGCTTCCGCTTCGAGGACGCGCGCCGCCTCGTCCCTTACCTGCACGCGCTTGGCATCACGCACTTTTATTCCTCACCCATCCTGCAATCGCGTCCCGGCAGCATGCACGGCTACGACATCACTGACCACAATCGCCTCAACCCGGAAATCGGCAACGAGGAGGAATTCCAGGCATTTATCGCCGAGATGAAGTCAGCGGGGATGGGCTTGGTCCTCGATATCGTTCCCAACCACATGGGGGTCGGCCACGGCAGCAACCCTTGGTGGCAGGATGTCCTGGAAAATGGCCAGGCATCCCGTTACGCGGAGTTCTTCGACATCGACTGGCGTCCGCTCAAGAGCGAACTCCACGGCAAAGTGCTGCTGCCTATTCTGGGCGGGCAATACGGTGAAGAGTTGGAGCGCGGGCACATCGTCCTGCATTTCCAGGATGGAGTTTTCTTCTGCACGTATTACGACAACCACCTGCCTCTAGATCCGCAAACCACGCCGCTCATCCTCGAGCCCCTGGGCGACCTTCGCATCGGGCAGTCCGAGTCAGACTGGCAATCCTCCGGCATGTCGGAACTGGAGGAGATCCTCGGAGAACTTCGCGATCTCTGCCCGCACACCTGCGATGACACGGAACTTATCCACCAGCGCCAGGCGGCCATTCCGCGAATCCAGCACCGGCTGAAAAAGCTGGTGGAACGTGCACCGCAGGTCCGTCGCAGCATCGAAGAAGCGGTTCAGCGCAGCAACGGACAGCCCGGAGACCACCACAGCTTCGATTCGATCCATCGCCTGCTGGACGCGCAGGCTTACCGGCTCGCGCACTGGCGCGTTTCCGCCGAGGAAATCAACTACCGCCGCTTCTTCGACATCAACGAGCTGATCGGGCTGCGCATGGAAAACCCGGAAGTGTTTTCTGCCACTCACCGCGTGGTGCGCCGCCTGCTCGCCGAGGGCAGCCTCGACGGCATCCGCCTCGATCACCCCGACGGCCTTTACAATCCGATCCAATACTTCTCGCGGCTGCAGATTCTCTATGCCGCCAGCCAGTGTTGCGGCGCGCAACCCGCGACCGTGCCGCTGGCCGAAAACGGCATCGAGGCCGAGGTCCAGATCATCTTCGGCGAGCACGACTGGATCAACCAGCAACCGCCCCTGTTCGTTCTGGTCGAAAAGATTCTCGAGCCCGGCGAAGAGCTACCCCAGCAGTGGCCGGTGGACGGCACTGTCGGGTACGATTTCGGCAACCTCGTCAACGGCGTGCTCATCGACCAACGCAACAAGCGCGCTTTCACCACCCTGTATCACCGCTTCCTGGGCGGCCCCGTTGATATCGATAACATCATTTACCGTGCCAAGATGCTCATCATGAAGGTCTCGCTCGCCAGCGAAGTTACCGTGCTCACGCACATGCTCGACGAGATCTCCTCCACCGACCGCCACGCTCGCGATTTCACCCGTCACAGCCTCCTGGAAGCCATCCGCGAAACCATTGCCTGCTTCCCGGTCTACCGCACCTACATCGACGAGCGCGGCAATATCAGCGATGCCGATCGCGCTTACATTGAAAACGCCATCGCACGTGCCAAGCGCCGCAATGAAAACATGTCCGCCGCGGTCTTCGACTTCATCTCCAATATCCTGCTGCTTCGCAGCGGGGACACTGCTGTCTCCGCGGAAAGTTACCGTAAGCGGCTGCGCTTCACGCTCAAGTTCCAGCAGCTCACCGGGCCGGTGATGGCCAAGGGACTGGAAGACACTGCCTGCTACGTGTACAACCGCTTTGTTTCGGTCAATGAGGTCGGTGGCTCGCCCAACGAGTTCGGAATCTCGCCGGATGAGTTTCATGCCGGCAACCAGCAGCGCGCCCATCGCTGGCCCAATTCCATGCTCAGCACCTCCACCCATGACAGCAAGCGCAGCGAGGACGTCCGTGCGCGATTGGACGTTCTTTCAGAAATGCCGCGTGCCTGGGCGGCGCAGGTGATGCGCTGGCGGCGGCTCAATCGCGGCAAGCGGCGTCCTTTTGCGGACGGTCGCGCCGTTCCCGACCACAACGAAGAGTATTTGCTCTATCAGACCCTAGTCGGCGCCTGGCCTTTGGAAATGCCGGATGACGCCGCGCGTCAGGACTTCCTCCACCGCATTCAGCAGTACATGGTCAAGGCCGTGCACGAGGCGAAGGTCAATCTCAGTTGGATCAACCAGAATCCCGACTACGTCGTCGCCCTCGAGCAGTTCCTCGCGCGCATTTTCCAGCCCGGCACCTCTAGCCGGCCTAATCTCTTCCTGGAAAACATCGAGAGCTTTGTCTCTGAGGTCGCTTTCTTCGGCTGCATCAATTCTCTCGCTCAGACGCTGCTCAAGTTCACCTGTCCCGGTCTACCCGACATTTACCAGGGAACCGAGTTGTGGGATTTTTCCCTGGTCGATCCCGACAACCGCCGTCCAGTGAACTACGATCTTCGCCAGCGTCTTCTCGGCGATCTGCTGGCCGCCCAGGCTGGCGACTTGGCCGCTCTATGCGACGAGCTCTGGCACAACTACAAGGATGGCCGGGTCAAGATGTGGACCACCCTGCGCGCCTTGAACCTGCGCCGCGAACATGGCCGGCTGTTTCAACTGGGAAGCTATTCGCCCCTGCGCGGAAGCGGCGCCAAGTCCGAACACCTGGTCGCTTTCGCCCGCGAGCATGACTGGCGCATGTCGGTTACTGCCGTGCCCAGGCTGCCTTACACCTTGTCCGGCGGGGACGTGTCGGCCAAGGAAGTCTGGGGCGACACGCAGATCCCGCTGCCGTCCCATGCGCCCGCATCTTTTGTGAATGTGCTTACCGGCGAGACCGTGCAGCCGTCGAGCCGCGCGCTGTCATGCCGCGAAATCTTCGCTCACTTCCCGGTCGCGCTGTTGATCGGCGGCTGA
- a CDS encoding GAF domain-containing protein, producing MPATKLRDVTFLQLRDSILCSDCELISYNNTAQCLACGSTAVLSLSRVLGGSLRGEQCARVVKQRPANVIEMAHRPAVNDGLVQPASGFAGKSALAAEVAGTAPFDSAMKMVVERGYLLSRSGGAAIAANRRGRMVCEARMGARSPAIGTEVRGGLSSLAVQSARTLRCDLAADDTRVDPDTCRELGIQSMVAAPVTNMDRVLGLITVVSPQPYAFDDRDVAVAQWLAGLMTVVFTGVAADPDLSFIAQSTTRAELAGNM from the coding sequence ATGCCGGCCACCAAGCTTCGGGATGTTACCTTCCTGCAGCTGCGCGATTCTATTCTGTGCAGCGATTGCGAACTTATCAGCTATAACAACACCGCGCAGTGTCTTGCCTGCGGCAGCACTGCAGTACTGAGCCTGTCGCGGGTGCTCGGAGGATCGTTGCGGGGAGAACAGTGCGCCCGCGTGGTCAAACAGCGGCCCGCCAATGTAATAGAAATGGCGCATCGTCCGGCAGTCAACGACGGCCTGGTGCAGCCGGCTTCCGGTTTTGCCGGCAAGTCAGCTTTGGCCGCAGAAGTTGCCGGGACTGCGCCCTTTGACTCCGCCATGAAAATGGTCGTCGAGCGCGGGTACCTCCTCAGCCGATCCGGTGGCGCCGCCATTGCCGCGAACCGCCGTGGACGCATGGTCTGCGAAGCGCGTATGGGTGCCCGATCGCCGGCGATCGGGACAGAAGTGCGCGGGGGGTTGTCGTCGCTGGCGGTGCAAAGCGCCCGTACGCTGCGCTGCGACCTCGCGGCGGACGATACTCGCGTTGATCCGGACACATGCCGGGAGCTGGGAATCCAGTCGATGGTCGCCGCTCCCGTCACCAACATGGACCGGGTACTCGGGCTGATTACGGTAGTATCGCCGCAGCCCTACGCGTTCGACGATCGCGATGTCGCGGTGGCGCAGTGGCTGGCAGGCTTGATGACGGTGGTCTTTACCGGCGTCGCGGCGGACCCGGACCTGTCTTTCATAGCCCAGTCCACCACCCGGGCTGAGCTGGCCGGAAACATGTAG
- a CDS encoding aminotransferase class V-fold PLP-dependent enzyme: MTYRPGRHFLQIPGPTNVPDRIQRAMHAAVMDHRGPDFARLGHDVLEGMKSIFRTSGQVFIFPSSGSGGWEAAIVNTLSPGDKVLMYETGQFATLWQQVARRHGLEVEFVPGDWRHGVDPADMERRLREDRNHAFKAVMVVHNETSTGVTNRISEIRKAMDAAKHPALFMIDAVSSLASCELNQDAWQVDVVVAGSQKGLMLPPGLAFNSVSEKALAANRTARLSRSYWDWQQMLKDNAIGYFPYTPATTLLYGLKEAMAMLHEEGLDNVFARHNRHGAATRAAVEAWGLENLAFDPREYSSSVTAVLMPQGHDADHFRKVTLEKYDMSLGTGLGKVKGKVFRIGHLGDFNDLMLMGTLAGVEMGLRVAGVPHKSGGVQAAMNALSQPAVPAAEGALAR, encoded by the coding sequence ATGACGTATCGCCCCGGCCGTCATTTTCTGCAAATTCCTGGTCCCACCAACGTGCCCGATCGCATCCAGCGCGCCATGCACGCCGCCGTCATGGATCACCGCGGTCCCGACTTCGCCCGCCTCGGCCATGATGTGCTGGAAGGCATGAAATCCATCTTCCGCACTTCAGGCCAAGTCTTCATCTTCCCGTCTTCCGGCAGCGGCGGGTGGGAAGCCGCCATTGTTAACACCCTTTCTCCCGGCGACAAGGTTTTGATGTACGAAACCGGGCAGTTCGCCACCCTGTGGCAGCAGGTCGCGCGTCGCCACGGGCTGGAAGTCGAGTTCGTACCCGGTGACTGGCGCCACGGCGTCGACCCCGCGGACATGGAGCGCCGCCTCCGCGAAGACCGCAACCACGCCTTCAAGGCGGTGATGGTCGTGCACAATGAAACCTCCACCGGCGTTACCAACCGCATTTCCGAAATTCGCAAGGCGATGGACGCGGCAAAACATCCGGCACTGTTCATGATCGACGCCGTCTCCTCGCTCGCGTCTTGTGAACTCAACCAAGATGCCTGGCAAGTGGATGTCGTCGTCGCCGGATCGCAAAAGGGCCTGATGCTTCCTCCAGGTCTCGCATTCAACTCGGTTTCGGAAAAAGCCCTGGCCGCAAACCGGACCGCTCGCCTCAGCCGCTCTTATTGGGACTGGCAGCAGATGCTCAAGGACAACGCCATCGGCTACTTCCCCTACACCCCGGCGACCACGCTGCTCTACGGTTTGAAGGAAGCCATGGCCATGCTGCACGAGGAAGGTCTCGACAACGTGTTTGCGCGCCACAACCGTCATGGCGCGGCGACGCGCGCCGCCGTCGAAGCCTGGGGACTCGAGAACCTCGCCTTTGATCCCCGCGAATATTCGAGTTCGGTCACCGCTGTCCTGATGCCGCAAGGCCACGACGCCGACCACTTCCGCAAAGTGACGCTGGAGAAGTACGACATGTCGCTGGGCACCGGCCTCGGCAAGGTGAAAGGCAAGGTCTTTCGCATCGGGCACCTTGGCGACTTCAACGACCTGATGCTGATGGGCACCCTGGCCGGCGTCGAAATGGGTTTGCGTGTCGCCGGTGTACCGCATAAGTCGGGCGGCGTCCAAGCCGCGATGAACGCGCTCAGCCAGCCGGCGGTTCCAGCCGCAGAAGGCGCCCTCGCCAGGTAA
- a CDS encoding MEDS domain-containing protein → MSARAPAVHSVHIYNEQSALISRLCGIVSSSLRVGDAVLIVATAETRNQLITELRKSEVDVRLHARERRFSMVDAREALSSFMVKGLPDSGLFTLSIGQLLADSRGRARSKSHGLTVFGEMVAVLWEQGNKQAALQLEDLWNATLNDRTFHLHCAYPRSLFTDDSDVAAVCSAHSHILQDRALPVRPEVSKYAA, encoded by the coding sequence ATGTCGGCGCGCGCGCCAGCCGTTCATTCGGTTCATATTTATAACGAACAGTCTGCACTGATTTCCCGGTTGTGCGGGATCGTGTCTTCCAGTCTTCGCGTCGGCGATGCTGTCTTGATCGTCGCTACCGCCGAGACCCGCAATCAGCTCATCACTGAACTTCGCAAAAGCGAGGTCGACGTGCGGCTCCACGCGCGCGAACGCCGTTTCAGCATGGTCGACGCCCGCGAGGCTCTTTCCTCGTTCATGGTCAAAGGCTTGCCGGATTCTGGATTGTTCACTCTCTCGATCGGCCAGTTGCTGGCCGATTCCCGCGGGCGCGCTCGCAGCAAGTCGCATGGCCTGACGGTCTTTGGCGAGATGGTCGCGGTCCTGTGGGAGCAGGGAAACAAGCAAGCTGCTCTACAGTTGGAAGATCTCTGGAACGCCACCCTGAACGACCGCACTTTCCACCTGCACTGCGCCTATCCTCGCTCGCTCTTTACCGACGACTCCGATGTTGCAGCGGTGTGCAGCGCCCATTCTCACATTCTGCAAGATCGGGCTTTGCCGGTACGTCCTGAAGTATCGAAATACGCCGCCTGA
- the mutL gene encoding DNA mismatch repair endonuclease MutL, translating to MGRIHVLPEHVANKIAAGEVVERPASVVKELLENALDAGARRIRLQVEGGGKKLIQITDDGCGMVRDDALLAFERHATSKIRNADDLLTVATLGFRGEALPSIASVARLRLETRAADEPGGNIVEIAGGKILKVEEAGLPAGTSIAVRDLFFNVPARRKFLRSESTELAHIASLVTHYALAHPDKHFELHSSLNAMLVAPPVASHQERIYQVFGRETLEQLLSVAAMLPLSRVGLPQAPPWARRDEEGEPEKSVPGDLRLHGFVSKPEIQKLNRNSMFVFVNGRLIRDKLVQHALTESYRNILPPTVYPVVLLFLEMPATEVDVNVHPSKVEVRFRQQSVVHDFVRDSVRAALMKARPIPQFTREISAQPTASPSLSPGARGPDAVPVGVLGITEADANFALSAPALTSDSQRLEFRGSIAVDANAAVPVPRFGMQSVVPDGDCERELPELPPSDTSPLGSLRPLGQVRDSFILAVNEEGLWIIDQHVAHERVLFEKVVRQRAAERVESQRLLMPLIIELTPQQQAIFAEICDELHHNGFDAELFGSRTVAVKTAPAGVDAADVERMLHELLTQFEREKQALNLEIARTRIAASIACHAAIKINTPLTADKMEWLLRELAKTECPMSCPHGRPVVLRYSVRDIQKAFKRI from the coding sequence ATGGGCCGCATTCACGTCCTTCCCGAGCACGTTGCCAACAAGATCGCCGCCGGCGAGGTAGTGGAGCGCCCGGCTTCGGTGGTCAAGGAATTACTCGAGAATGCGCTCGATGCCGGAGCTCGGCGTATCCGTCTCCAAGTTGAAGGCGGCGGCAAGAAGCTGATCCAGATTACCGACGACGGCTGTGGCATGGTGCGCGACGACGCTCTGCTTGCCTTCGAGCGTCACGCAACCTCCAAAATCCGCAATGCCGACGACCTACTGACGGTCGCGACGCTGGGCTTCCGCGGCGAGGCGCTGCCCTCCATTGCCTCCGTGGCCCGCCTCAGGCTGGAAACCCGCGCAGCCGACGAACCCGGTGGCAACATCGTCGAAATTGCCGGCGGCAAGATCCTCAAAGTCGAAGAGGCCGGCCTTCCCGCCGGGACCTCGATCGCCGTCCGCGACCTGTTCTTCAATGTGCCGGCGCGACGAAAATTCCTGCGTTCGGAGTCCACCGAACTGGCGCACATCGCGTCGCTGGTGACGCATTACGCGCTCGCCCACCCCGACAAGCATTTTGAATTGCATTCCTCCCTGAACGCCATGCTGGTCGCGCCCCCGGTGGCTTCTCACCAGGAGCGCATCTACCAGGTTTTCGGCCGGGAAACGCTGGAGCAGTTGCTCTCCGTCGCCGCCATGCTGCCCCTGTCGCGCGTCGGGCTTCCGCAAGCGCCGCCGTGGGCCAGGCGCGACGAGGAAGGAGAGCCAGAGAAATCTGTTCCCGGCGACCTGCGACTGCATGGCTTCGTCTCTAAGCCTGAAATCCAGAAGCTCAACCGCAACTCGATGTTTGTGTTTGTCAATGGCAGGCTGATTCGCGACAAACTCGTCCAGCACGCGCTCACCGAATCGTATCGCAACATCCTGCCCCCGACTGTCTACCCGGTCGTGCTGTTGTTCCTGGAAATGCCGGCCACCGAGGTTGACGTCAACGTCCACCCGTCGAAGGTGGAAGTGCGGTTCCGCCAGCAGTCGGTGGTCCACGATTTCGTGCGCGATTCGGTTCGCGCTGCGCTCATGAAGGCGCGTCCCATCCCGCAGTTCACCCGGGAAATCTCCGCCCAGCCGACCGCTTCTCCTTCGCTGTCGCCCGGCGCTCGCGGCCCTGACGCGGTGCCGGTGGGGGTACTCGGCATCACCGAGGCGGATGCTAATTTCGCGCTGAGCGCACCCGCGCTGACTTCCGATTCCCAGCGCCTTGAGTTCCGGGGTTCCATCGCGGTCGACGCCAACGCTGCCGTTCCGGTCCCGCGCTTTGGAATGCAGTCCGTCGTGCCCGACGGCGATTGCGAGCGCGAGCTTCCCGAGTTGCCCCCCAGCGATACTTCTCCTCTGGGATCCCTCCGGCCGCTCGGCCAGGTGCGAGACTCCTTCATCCTTGCCGTCAACGAGGAAGGTTTGTGGATCATCGATCAGCACGTGGCGCACGAGCGCGTCTTGTTTGAGAAGGTCGTGCGGCAGCGTGCCGCCGAGCGCGTCGAGTCGCAGCGGCTTCTCATGCCTCTCATCATCGAGCTCACGCCGCAGCAGCAGGCCATCTTTGCCGAGATCTGCGACGAGCTTCACCACAATGGCTTCGACGCGGAACTGTTCGGCTCGCGCACGGTTGCGGTGAAGACTGCGCCCGCCGGCGTCGATGCCGCCGATGTCGAGCGCATGCTGCACGAATTGCTAACCCAGTTCGAGCGCGAGAAGCAGGCACTCAATCTCGAGATCGCCCGCACGCGAATTGCCGCTTCCATTGCGTGTCACGCCGCCATCAAAATTAATACCCCGCTTACAGCGGACAAAATGGAGTGGCTGCTGCGAGAGCTCGCCAAGACCGAATGCCCTATGTCGTGCCCGCACGGACGGCCGGTCGTGTTGCGGTATTCTGTTCGCGACATCCAAAAGGCGTTCAAACGTATTTAG
- the cmk gene encoding (d)CMP kinase: MADSSKKLVIAIDGPAGAGKSTIASRLARKLGYVNLESGAMYRALALKAIENDISFDDEDALLELARNSNIVLQPQVDGNRVLLDRRDVSQRIRERDVTEAASRVSVHPAVRSYMVARQQEMGENGGVVMEGRDIGTVVFPNADVKIFLEATPEVRVERRIRQRGADPGKASSVAAELQKRDQRDRTRTASPLVPAADAVILDSTHLSIDQVVDRAEQLVRKKLTESVPGSFSSTPKTSI; the protein is encoded by the coding sequence ATGGCCGATTCCTCCAAGAAGCTTGTCATCGCCATCGATGGCCCCGCTGGCGCCGGCAAGAGCACCATTGCCTCGCGCCTGGCGCGGAAGCTCGGTTACGTGAACCTGGAGAGCGGCGCCATGTACCGTGCCCTGGCCTTGAAGGCAATTGAGAACGATATCTCCTTCGACGACGAAGATGCGCTGCTGGAATTGGCGCGGAACTCGAACATTGTCTTGCAGCCGCAGGTAGACGGCAACCGGGTGCTGCTGGATAGACGCGATGTCAGCCAACGGATCCGTGAGCGCGATGTCACCGAGGCGGCCTCGCGCGTTTCCGTCCACCCCGCAGTCCGTTCCTATATGGTTGCGCGCCAGCAGGAGATGGGCGAAAACGGCGGCGTGGTCATGGAAGGCCGCGACATTGGCACCGTAGTCTTCCCCAATGCCGACGTCAAAATCTTCCTCGAGGCCACCCCCGAGGTGCGCGTCGAACGCCGCATCAGGCAGCGGGGCGCCGATCCCGGTAAAGCCAGTTCGGTCGCCGCCGAGTTGCAGAAGCGCGATCAGCGCGACCGTACGCGGACCGCATCTCCGCTGGTACCGGCTGCCGACGCGGTGATTCTCGATTCCACCCACCTCTCCATCGACCAGGTGGTTGATCGCGCCGAACAACTGGTCAGGAAAAAACTGACCGAATCGGTCCCCGGGTCCTTCTCATCCACCCCCAAAACCAGCATCTAA
- a CDS encoding zf-HC2 domain-containing protein, whose amino-acid sequence MEVSCHEIWREISNYLDNDVDPRLRERMERHFASCRHCAALIDSTHNMLVLIGDNRAFAIPADFGKRLYGKLAAHLASSR is encoded by the coding sequence GTGGAAGTAAGCTGCCACGAGATCTGGCGCGAGATCTCGAACTATTTGGACAATGACGTCGACCCGCGCCTCCGCGAGCGCATGGAGCGGCACTTCGCCAGCTGCCGCCATTGCGCCGCTCTCATTGACAGCACCCACAACATGTTGGTCCTCATCGGTGACAACCGCGCCTTCGCCATCCCGGCCGATTTCGGCAAGCGCCTCTACGGAAAGCTGGCCGCCCACCTTGCCTCCAGCCGCTAA